In a genomic window of Sporosarcina trichiuri:
- a CDS encoding polysaccharide deacetylase family protein gives MKTSRWVFAGVIGIFIILIGNLLFSESAAGQHGGLPKDELRRKIQAYAAQHDIEPVDAVVDRVWKAVPGYNGWQVDRVASHERMKKTGRFDKTKLVFKETEPRLHLDDLDPHPIYRGNPGKPMVSLLINVAWGEEYIPAILQTLKNHEVSATFFFDGSWTAKNPKVAKTIHEAGHEIGNHAYSHPDLQKRSAAETREELQKTNEVIQQTLGIQPKWFGPPSGSFNAKTVAVADELGMKTILWTADTVDWKKPEPSEMVQRVLSQTDNGTMILMHPTDPVAKGLDEMIMQIKAKGLRLGTVSELMSEKRVD, from the coding sequence ATGAAGACAAGCAGGTGGGTGTTCGCAGGAGTGATCGGTATTTTCATTATACTGATCGGCAATTTACTGTTCTCGGAAAGTGCGGCGGGACAGCACGGCGGACTGCCGAAAGATGAGCTGAGACGAAAAATCCAAGCGTACGCAGCCCAGCATGATATCGAGCCTGTCGATGCCGTCGTGGACCGGGTATGGAAAGCGGTTCCCGGCTATAATGGCTGGCAGGTCGACCGGGTGGCCAGCCATGAGCGGATGAAGAAAACTGGGAGATTCGATAAAACCAAGCTGGTATTCAAGGAGACGGAGCCGAGGTTGCACTTGGATGATCTGGATCCCCATCCGATCTATCGGGGCAATCCTGGCAAGCCCATGGTATCGCTGCTCATCAATGTCGCGTGGGGGGAGGAATACATCCCTGCCATCCTGCAAACACTGAAGAACCACGAAGTCAGCGCGACGTTCTTTTTCGACGGCAGCTGGACGGCAAAGAATCCCAAAGTGGCAAAAACGATTCACGAGGCGGGACATGAGATCGGCAATCATGCATACAGCCATCCTGACCTGCAGAAACGTTCCGCCGCAGAGACGAGGGAAGAACTGCAGAAGACGAACGAGGTCATCCAGCAGACCCTCGGCATCCAGCCCAAATGGTTCGGACCGCCGAGCGGCAGTTTCAATGCAAAGACGGTTGCCGTGGCAGATGAGCTCGGCATGAAGACGATCCTCTGGACGGCCGATACGGTCGACTGGAAAAAGCCCGAGCCGTCCGAGATGGTGCAGCGTGTCCTGTCGCAAACGGACAATGGCACGATGATTCTCATGCACCCGACAGATCCCGTGGCCAAAGGGTTGGATGAAATGATCATGCAAATCAAAGCGAAAGGTCTGCGGCTCGGCACAGTCAGCGAGCTGATGAGTGAAAAACGGGTGGATTGA
- a CDS encoding STAS domain-containing protein translates to MSYPNPLMPLPMYTIDTDLQIVRVNQAAATMLAAGSSILDVIESESRRKVERRIRESDTVEALEVNVLSPSGSVLLADLYASWTEEPACEVVIVKKDQAILKVSEQLTRLRTRLTETDFQLLEAKESAETLLLENIKLSSPFIELTDTVAVVPIFGDLDEEKSSAIARGLTERSAKSGVQTIILDFTAVGRIEQDGLYGFEKLIGVLELLGFSLIVTGLNPLHVKVWNQLDFTADVRFVKTLKRAIAELTQKKTQSIRKPAL, encoded by the coding sequence ATGTCCTATCCTAATCCCCTGATGCCGCTTCCGATGTACACGATCGATACGGATCTCCAAATCGTCCGGGTCAATCAGGCGGCCGCGACAATGCTCGCCGCCGGCTCGAGCATCCTGGACGTCATCGAGTCCGAAAGCCGCCGGAAAGTCGAGCGGCGGATACGGGAATCGGACACAGTCGAAGCGCTCGAAGTCAATGTCCTGTCCCCCTCCGGTTCCGTCCTGCTTGCTGATCTGTATGCTTCCTGGACGGAGGAGCCTGCCTGCGAGGTGGTCATCGTCAAAAAAGACCAGGCGATCCTGAAAGTGAGCGAACAGCTGACGCGGCTGCGCACCCGCCTGACGGAGACCGACTTCCAGCTGCTCGAGGCGAAGGAATCGGCGGAAACCCTGCTGCTGGAAAACATCAAGCTGTCCTCCCCGTTCATCGAGCTGACGGATACGGTCGCTGTCGTGCCGATTTTTGGCGATCTGGATGAGGAAAAATCTTCCGCCATCGCACGCGGGCTCACCGAACGGTCTGCGAAATCGGGCGTGCAGACGATCATCCTCGACTTCACCGCGGTCGGGCGGATTGAGCAGGATGGCTTATATGGATTCGAAAAACTGATCGGCGTATTGGAACTGCTCGGCTTTTCCCTGATTGTGACCGGCCTGAACCCGCTTCACGTGAAAGTCTGGAATCAGCTGGACTTCACCGCCGATGTGCGGTTCGTGAAAACATTGAAGCGGGCCATCGCCGAGCTCACGCAAAAGAAAACACAGTCCATCCGAAAACCAGCCTTGTGA
- a CDS encoding cobalamin B12-binding domain-containing protein, with the protein MTDYAKQLTDLLLRGDEQAAISYIDGVLAGNDRLTLYEDLLTPAMIRIGELWEQNEITVADEHLATAVCDYVISDYEYRSSSDDAPDRKKVMLFGVEGEEHYIGLKMAAAVFQEFGWRVRYLGPNLPLRHAETAVNAWQPDVVAMSAALSYRLPILRKSVQVLANTDCRPSIVIGGRMAPHASFTEEAAPGQVLVMPNLRELHEWLAAEGKGASVKHVLS; encoded by the coding sequence ATGACCGACTACGCCAAACAGCTGACCGACCTGCTGCTGAGGGGAGATGAGCAGGCGGCCATTTCCTATATAGACGGCGTGCTCGCCGGGAATGACCGGCTTACGCTGTACGAGGATCTCCTGACACCGGCAATGATCCGTATCGGTGAACTGTGGGAACAGAATGAGATCACCGTGGCGGACGAACACCTGGCGACTGCGGTTTGTGACTATGTGATCTCCGATTATGAGTACCGTTCGTCTTCGGACGACGCGCCGGATCGGAAGAAAGTGATGCTGTTCGGAGTCGAAGGCGAAGAGCACTATATCGGTTTGAAGATGGCGGCGGCCGTGTTCCAGGAATTCGGCTGGCGTGTCCGGTATCTCGGCCCGAATTTGCCGCTCCGCCATGCTGAGACCGCTGTCAATGCCTGGCAGCCCGACGTTGTCGCCATGTCCGCGGCATTGTCCTATCGGCTGCCGATCCTGCGGAAATCTGTCCAGGTACTCGCGAATACGGACTGCCGGCCGTCCATCGTGATCGGCGGGCGGATGGCGCCGCATGCATCCTTCACAGAGGAAGCGGCGCCCGGCCAGGTGCTCGTCATGCCGAATCTGCGGGAACTGCACGAATGGCTGGCAGCTGAGGGAAAAGGAGCGAGCGTGAAACATGTCCTATCCTAA
- a CDS encoding antibiotic biosynthesis monooxygenase family protein, translating to MYIVNSTFNVPAGKAEEVIRIYSGRSKRVDRAAGFLSFQLLQNQKRPGELVVHMEWDTREHYLAWARSDEFKEIHELEKKYPDQELAGIIPKVAQYKVVAD from the coding sequence ATGTATATCGTCAATTCGACATTCAACGTACCCGCCGGGAAAGCGGAGGAAGTGATCCGGATCTACAGCGGCCGCTCGAAGCGGGTCGACCGGGCAGCAGGCTTCCTCTCTTTCCAGCTGCTGCAGAACCAGAAACGCCCCGGCGAACTCGTCGTCCATATGGAATGGGACACGCGGGAGCACTATCTGGCCTGGGCGCGGAGCGATGAATTCAAAGAGATCCACGAACTCGAGAAGAAATACCCGGATCAGGAACTTGCGGGGATCATCCCGAAAGTGGCGCAATATAAGGTGGTGGCGGACTGA
- a CDS encoding DUF4256 domain-containing protein, with amino-acid sequence MTEQENGLLTLLQKRFEENEHRHPGIRWVEIQRRLEADPEKLEVLSGMERTGGEPDVIGYDSAEDAYIVCDCSPESPAGRRSICYDGAALAARKKNKPETSAAELAAELGIEILDEAEYRALQEIEPLDRKTSSWILTPEAIRKKGGALFCDRRYDHVFTYHNGADSYYGARGFRGRVLI; translated from the coding sequence ATGACTGAACAGGAGAACGGACTCCTCACGCTTCTGCAGAAACGGTTCGAAGAGAACGAACACCGTCATCCTGGCATCCGCTGGGTGGAAATCCAAAGAAGGCTCGAAGCCGATCCGGAGAAACTGGAAGTCCTCTCCGGCATGGAGCGGACAGGCGGGGAGCCGGACGTTATCGGCTATGACAGCGCGGAAGACGCCTATATCGTGTGTGACTGTTCACCGGAAAGTCCGGCTGGCCGCAGAAGTATCTGCTACGACGGGGCGGCACTGGCGGCACGGAAGAAGAACAAGCCCGAGACGAGTGCTGCCGAACTGGCGGCCGAGCTCGGCATCGAAATCCTGGACGAAGCGGAGTACAGAGCGCTTCAGGAAATCGAGCCGCTGGACCGGAAAACATCCAGCTGGATCCTGACACCGGAAGCGATCCGCAAGAAGGGCGGGGCGCTGTTCTGCGACAGACGCTACGACCATGTCTTCACGTATCATAATGGGGCGGATTCGTATTACGGCGCACGGGGATTCCGCGGCCGTGTCCTGATCTGA
- a CDS encoding glutaredoxin family protein: protein MIPDITIYTSRTCPVCGMVKQFLDDNEIPYTEVPVDLNPLA, encoded by the coding sequence ATGATACCGGACATCACCATATACACTTCCCGCACGTGCCCGGTCTGCGGGATGGTGAAGCAGTTCCTGGACGACAATGAAATCCCATACACCGAAGTCCCGGTCGATCTGAATCCGCTGGCATAG
- a CDS encoding NUDIX hydrolase — protein sequence MTGERLTVFDGNRRPIGTELRETVHRDGLWHETFQCWFITRDGGAVYVQQRSQGKKDYPGLFDITAAGHLLAGETAEDGVREIEEELGIEVSFQDLHPLGVIEDRIRTEAIDDNEFAHVFLYAVDAALPDFRLQEEEVAGICLVPLQDFAALWDGRCDTICTADEGRRLTRADFVPHTEAYYRTVIRGIQAYRQQRGEES from the coding sequence ATGACGGGGGAACGACTGACCGTCTTTGACGGAAACCGGCGGCCGATCGGCACCGAACTGCGGGAGACGGTCCACCGGGATGGGCTCTGGCATGAGACGTTCCAGTGCTGGTTCATCACGCGGGACGGCGGGGCCGTCTATGTGCAGCAGCGCAGCCAGGGGAAAAAGGATTACCCCGGACTGTTCGATATTACGGCGGCCGGGCATCTGCTGGCGGGGGAAACGGCGGAAGACGGCGTGCGGGAGATCGAAGAGGAGCTCGGCATTGAGGTGTCATTCCAAGATCTGCATCCGCTCGGCGTCATCGAGGACCGGATCCGGACGGAGGCGATCGATGACAACGAATTCGCCCATGTGTTCCTGTACGCGGTGGATGCCGCGCTTCCGGACTTCCGTCTGCAGGAGGAGGAAGTGGCGGGCATCTGCCTCGTGCCCCTCCAGGACTTCGCCGCTCTGTGGGACGGCCGTTGTGACACTATATGTACGGCAGATGAAGGGCGGCGGCTCACCCGTGCGGATTTCGTGCCGCACACGGAAGCGTATTACCGGACCGTCATCCGGGGGATACAAGCATACAGACAGCAAAGGGGAGAGGAATCATGA